The proteins below are encoded in one region of Bifidobacterium catenulatum DSM 16992 = JCM 1194 = LMG 11043:
- a CDS encoding Rne/Rng family ribonuclease yields MNVVKFESAQSDSAPRRRRGGRRVVRGVGAAGASLELKVEEHAATPLFEEPKLPVAQPAHDAGDVAVSSDDGDSDGVSRPTRRRHRSARPDDDVREIADEQSTRTRRRRAMQVEDERDEDRPRRRRRSVGDADEYDEMSRRRRRSAVDDFRDEESFEERALDAVDMLPEGHEVRHNPRPMMSLLFQEPVLPSAADSRDRSDDDRDDSRESRNDRNMQDHDDAQGEDRPTRRRRRRNRDVADEERSEDNHSERNERDNRNDDAENDEEGGSRKSRRSRRLNAQERRAAAEVEQIEEDLILDDITYAPIDDETRGNRGDDDDDEQPTRTRRRRRGHGSREEADERQQENAEGESRRRREEDDEEEGTVTRRRRRRRGGAKAEEQEEMLVRRSRKQQYIDEITDVEGSTRLEAKKQRRRDNRRERSRQSQLMEQDFLARREHVDRLMVVRERERHTQISVIEDNVLVEHYVSDIQEVATVGNIYLGRVQNVLPSMEAAFVDIGQARNGVLYAGEVNWDSARLEGQPRRIELAFKSGDPVLVQVTKDPIGHKGARLTSQVTLAGRFLVLVPSGGMTGVSRKLSERERSRLKNIVSKVAPKDMGVIIRTAAEGASEEAITKDLESLVRQWERITAKRDEFLHGKRPKLLQGEPDVAIRVVRDIFNDDFSKMIVEGDRVYGRIEEYLDTMAPDLKDKLEKWDPAEHEGKDVFDKWQIDSQLRKGMERQVYLPSGGSIVIDRTEAMTTIDVNTGRFIGRGKSLEETVTRCNLEASEEIARQLRLRDIGGMVMIDFVDMVMPANRDLVLRRLVECLARDRTKHQVAEVTSLGLVQMTRKRIGQGLVEAFSEECPTCKGRGFILHDEPTVSADYDDPYALKGGDPFVKTNKHGHGTDVQVPKGSSPDVKAKLAQIAAAAVAANNAELGEEA; encoded by the coding sequence GTGAATGTTGTGAAATTCGAATCGGCCCAGTCCGATTCTGCGCCGCGTCGCCGTCGTGGCGGTCGTCGTGTGGTGCGTGGGGTTGGAGCCGCCGGCGCGTCTTTGGAATTGAAGGTCGAGGAGCATGCCGCGACCCCGCTATTCGAAGAGCCGAAGTTGCCGGTTGCGCAGCCTGCGCATGATGCCGGTGACGTCGCTGTTTCCAGTGATGATGGCGATTCCGATGGTGTGTCTCGCCCGACTCGTCGCCGTCATCGTTCGGCCCGGCCCGACGATGATGTTCGTGAGATTGCCGATGAGCAGTCGACGCGTACTCGTCGCCGCCGCGCGATGCAGGTCGAGGATGAGCGGGATGAGGATCGTCCGCGTCGCCGTCGTCGTTCCGTTGGAGATGCGGATGAGTATGACGAGATGTCGCGTCGTCGCCGTCGCAGCGCTGTCGATGATTTCCGCGATGAGGAATCGTTTGAAGAACGCGCGCTTGATGCGGTTGATATGTTGCCGGAAGGCCATGAGGTCCGTCATAATCCGCGTCCGATGATGTCGCTGCTGTTTCAGGAGCCGGTTTTGCCGTCTGCTGCGGATTCCCGTGACAGGTCCGATGACGATCGTGACGATTCCCGTGAATCTCGCAATGATCGCAATATGCAGGATCATGACGATGCGCAGGGTGAGGATCGTCCGACCCGTCGCCGTCGCCGTCGTAATCGTGACGTTGCTGACGAAGAGCGTTCCGAAGACAATCACAGTGAACGTAACGAGCGTGACAATCGTAATGATGATGCGGAAAACGATGAGGAAGGCGGATCTCGCAAGTCCCGTCGTTCCCGTCGTTTGAACGCGCAGGAGCGTCGAGCTGCGGCCGAGGTCGAGCAGATTGAAGAGGATTTGATCCTCGACGATATCACGTACGCGCCTATCGACGACGAAACACGTGGCAATCGTGGTGACGATGATGATGACGAGCAGCCGACGCGCACCCGTCGTCGCCGTCGTGGCCATGGCAGTCGTGAGGAAGCTGACGAACGACAGCAGGAGAACGCCGAAGGTGAGTCTCGCCGCCGCCGTGAGGAGGATGACGAGGAAGAGGGCACGGTGACCCGTCGTCGTCGCCGCCGCCGTGGCGGCGCGAAGGCCGAGGAGCAGGAAGAGATGCTCGTACGCCGTTCCCGCAAGCAGCAGTACATTGACGAGATCACCGATGTCGAGGGTTCGACTCGACTTGAGGCCAAGAAGCAGCGCCGCCGTGACAATCGCCGCGAACGCAGCCGTCAAAGCCAGCTCATGGAACAGGATTTCCTGGCTCGCCGCGAGCATGTGGATCGCCTGATGGTTGTGCGCGAGCGCGAACGCCACACGCAGATTTCCGTGATCGAAGACAATGTGCTTGTCGAGCATTACGTGTCCGACATTCAGGAAGTCGCCACCGTGGGCAACATCTATCTTGGTCGCGTGCAGAACGTGCTGCCGAGCATGGAGGCCGCGTTCGTAGACATCGGTCAGGCGCGCAACGGCGTGCTGTATGCGGGTGAGGTGAACTGGGATTCCGCACGTTTGGAAGGCCAGCCTCGCCGCATCGAACTCGCGTTCAAGTCGGGAGACCCGGTGCTCGTGCAGGTCACTAAGGATCCGATCGGGCACAAGGGCGCACGACTGACCTCGCAGGTCACTCTTGCGGGCCGTTTCCTGGTGCTCGTGCCATCCGGTGGCATGACGGGCGTGAGTCGTAAGCTCAGCGAGCGCGAACGTTCCCGCCTCAAGAACATCGTGTCGAAGGTTGCTCCGAAAGACATGGGCGTGATCATTCGTACCGCTGCGGAAGGCGCTTCCGAAGAGGCGATTACCAAGGACCTTGAAAGCTTGGTGCGCCAGTGGGAACGTATCACCGCCAAGCGTGACGAATTCCTGCACGGCAAGCGTCCGAAGCTGCTGCAAGGCGAGCCGGACGTGGCGATCCGCGTGGTGCGAGACATTTTCAACGACGACTTCTCCAAGATGATCGTTGAAGGTGACCGCGTGTACGGCCGTATCGAGGAATACCTCGACACTATGGCTCCCGACTTGAAAGACAAGCTTGAAAAGTGGGATCCGGCCGAACATGAAGGCAAAGACGTGTTCGACAAGTGGCAGATCGACTCCCAGCTGCGCAAGGGCATGGAGCGTCAGGTCTACCTGCCGTCGGGCGGCTCGATCGTGATCGACCGCACCGAAGCCATGACCACCATCGACGTGAACACCGGCCGTTTCATCGGCCGCGGCAAGAGCCTTGAGGAGACGGTGACCCGCTGCAACCTCGAAGCTTCCGAAGAGATTGCACGTCAGCTGCGCCTGCGTGACATCGGCGGCATGGTGATGATTGACTTTGTCGACATGGTCATGCCAGCCAACCGTGATCTGGTGCTGCGCAGACTGGTGGAATGCCTGGCCCGCGATCGTACCAAGCATCAGGTGGCTGAAGTCACCTCGCTTGGCCTGGTGCAGATGACGCGAAAGCGCATCGGACAGGGCTTGGTGGAGGCCTTCTCCGAGGAATGCCCGACCTGTAAGGGCCGTGGATTCATTCTTCACGACGAGCCGACCGTGTCCGCGGATTATGACGATCCGTACGCCTTGAAGGGCGGCGACCCGTTCGTCAAAACCAACAAGCATGGTCACGGCACGGACGTGCAGGTGCCGAAAGGCTCCTCGCCGGACGTGAAGGCCAAACTCGCGCAGATCGCGGCGGCTGCCGTGGCCGCCAATAATGCGGAACTGGGTGAGGAAGCATAG
- the dapE gene encoding succinyl-diaminopimelate desuccinylase produces MNELEIGFSASATRQEQLNGLMEQIMGSYSVSDDEGPLTDAVEVFLQRQPHLTVRRHGDTLVASTNFGRERRVILAGHLDTVPVIDNFPPRWLEPGDPLIREDVAAGHEQERVLWGRGATDMKGSDAVMLYLAATLTDAKYDLTYVFYDHEEVAAEKNGLRKVVEAHPDWISGDFAIIGEPTDCGIEGGCNGTMRFDVITHGIAAHSARAWMGKNAIHAAAEILNRLNAYENRAIEVDGLTYQEGLNATLISGGKGTNVIPDECRVHVNYRFAPDKSLAEAKALMIGADAGAELGNGEHVATGGVFEGFGIEMKDESPSARPGLTSPLAQSLVKLVRERTGRDPLAKLGWTDVARFSMLGIPAVNLGAGSPLLAHKHDEQLPESDLLLMANLLEDWLK; encoded by the coding sequence ATGAACGAACTTGAGATTGGATTTTCCGCTTCCGCCACCAGGCAGGAGCAGCTGAACGGGCTGATGGAACAGATCATGGGCTCCTATTCCGTCAGTGATGACGAAGGCCCTCTGACCGATGCCGTCGAAGTGTTTTTGCAGAGGCAGCCGCATCTGACAGTGCGCAGGCATGGCGATACGCTGGTTGCGTCCACGAATTTCGGACGTGAACGCCGCGTGATTCTCGCAGGGCATCTTGACACTGTGCCGGTGATCGACAACTTCCCGCCGCGATGGCTGGAACCAGGCGATCCGCTGATTCGCGAGGATGTTGCCGCCGGCCATGAGCAGGAGCGCGTGCTATGGGGGCGCGGTGCCACCGATATGAAGGGCTCCGACGCGGTGATGCTGTATTTGGCGGCCACGTTGACGGATGCGAAATACGATCTGACATACGTGTTCTACGACCACGAAGAGGTTGCTGCCGAAAAGAACGGCCTGCGCAAGGTGGTCGAGGCGCATCCTGATTGGATTTCCGGCGATTTTGCGATTATTGGCGAGCCGACCGATTGCGGTATTGAAGGCGGCTGCAATGGCACGATGCGTTTCGACGTGATCACGCATGGCATTGCGGCACACTCGGCGCGAGCATGGATGGGCAAGAACGCCATTCATGCGGCCGCTGAGATTCTGAACCGGCTGAACGCTTATGAAAATCGTGCGATTGAAGTGGATGGCCTGACGTATCAGGAGGGGTTGAATGCCACCCTGATTTCAGGCGGCAAAGGCACGAATGTGATCCCCGACGAATGCCGCGTGCACGTCAACTACCGTTTTGCCCCCGACAAGTCGTTGGCTGAGGCGAAGGCGCTGATGATTGGCGCGGATGCCGGTGCGGAATTGGGCAATGGCGAGCATGTTGCCACAGGCGGCGTGTTCGAAGGCTTCGGCATTGAAATGAAGGACGAGTCGCCTTCCGCGCGCCCGGGGCTGACGTCGCCGCTCGCGCAGTCGCTGGTGAAATTGGTGCGCGAGCGCACGGGGCGTGATCCTCTGGCCAAGCTTGGCTGGACGGATGTGGCGCGATTCTCGATGTTGGGCATTCCCGCGGTGAATCTGGGCGCGGGCAGCCCATTGCTGGCGCACAAGCATGACGAGCAGCTGCCGGAATCGGATCTACTGCTGATGGCCAACTTGCTTGAAGACTGGCTGAAGTAG
- a CDS encoding ABC transporter permease family protein encodes MNMFRLWRLFHRSGTRGTSGRTSALAIVAFASATAVFLTVLGGLHGFIWRASADHTFGCMINSNRCAPGTYETWSKTLAHADKLVATVGDGHWTADQATAVMNTYSDGYVMLAAFASLLLIVPFVALAGSAARLAASRRDARLAALRLAGATTAQVTKLTALDAGGQALLGALVGMAGYFALIPVIMLLDFQNQHFTFEQLWVGLPALAAVTVGVTLLALVSALVALRRVAITPLGVMQRTGQPMPSAWRALIFLAVLAVGYLLLNSVSAFAHLGQMVVYAIIFGVFFLGFAMVNVVGTWVVAMRARLRAKHPKDAATMIAMRRILDNPKRAWRNVSGVALAVFIAGMTSVCGLLATGIGGNHDPFDPSMLYMRDIAMGGFLTLAFAAVLAAVSSGVMQTGNVYDQADEYRMLALEGTDEATLDKARMMEVITPLNTVMAVSLGCSVLLLFPILATSLLNPASLLTLAAGIGLCYALMVLGGCAANHAAHGLGHAGYRTDD; translated from the coding sequence ATGAACATGTTCCGATTATGGCGATTGTTCCACCGCTCCGGCACCCGCGGCACATCCGGCCGCACCTCTGCGCTGGCCATCGTTGCCTTCGCATCCGCCACCGCCGTCTTCCTAACCGTGCTCGGAGGCCTGCATGGCTTCATCTGGCGGGCCTCCGCCGACCACACGTTCGGTTGCATGATCAATTCCAACAGGTGCGCGCCCGGTACATACGAAACATGGTCCAAAACCCTGGCGCACGCCGACAAGCTCGTCGCCACGGTCGGCGACGGCCATTGGACGGCCGACCAGGCCACAGCCGTCATGAACACCTATTCCGACGGCTATGTGATGCTCGCCGCATTCGCCAGTCTGCTACTCATCGTGCCATTCGTGGCGCTCGCCGGCTCGGCGGCCCGTCTCGCGGCCTCCCGCAGGGACGCACGTCTCGCCGCACTGCGACTTGCGGGCGCCACCACCGCGCAGGTCACGAAACTCACCGCGCTCGATGCGGGTGGCCAGGCTCTGCTTGGCGCGCTGGTCGGCATGGCCGGCTACTTCGCGCTGATACCGGTGATCATGCTTCTCGACTTCCAAAACCAGCATTTCACCTTCGAACAGTTGTGGGTGGGACTGCCTGCCCTGGCGGCCGTGACCGTCGGAGTCACGCTGCTTGCCTTGGTCTCCGCGCTGGTCGCCCTACGCCGCGTGGCCATCACCCCGCTTGGCGTGATGCAACGTACCGGACAACCCATGCCGTCCGCATGGCGCGCACTGATTTTCCTTGCCGTGTTGGCCGTAGGCTACCTGCTGCTCAACAGCGTCTCCGCATTCGCGCACTTGGGTCAGATGGTGGTCTACGCCATCATCTTCGGCGTCTTCTTCCTCGGTTTCGCCATGGTGAACGTCGTCGGTACCTGGGTGGTGGCGATGCGCGCCAGATTGCGTGCGAAACACCCGAAGGACGCGGCCACTATGATTGCCATGCGCCGTATCCTCGACAATCCCAAGCGTGCTTGGCGCAACGTGTCCGGTGTGGCGCTCGCTGTGTTCATCGCGGGGATGACGTCGGTGTGCGGATTGCTCGCCACCGGAATCGGAGGCAACCACGACCCGTTCGACCCATCTATGCTGTACATGCGCGATATAGCGATGGGCGGTTTCCTGACGCTCGCCTTTGCCGCGGTGCTCGCCGCCGTCAGTTCCGGCGTGATGCAGACGGGCAACGTCTACGACCAGGCCGACGAGTACCGCATGCTTGCGTTGGAAGGCACGGATGAGGCGACGCTCGACAAGGCACGCATGATGGAAGTGATCACCCCGCTCAACACGGTGATGGCCGTTTCGTTGGGGTGCTCGGTGTTGTTGCTGTTTCCGATTCTGGCAACGTCGTTGCTCAATCCGGCTTCGTTACTCACGTTGGCCGCGGGAATCGGCTTGTGTTATGCGCTGATGGTGCTCGGAGGGTGTGCCGCGAATCATGCGGCGCACGGGCTCGGTCATGCCGGCTACCGTACGGACGATTGA
- the pgi gene encoding glucose-6-phosphate isomerase has product MAINPPVDATKTPEWAALQKHYDELQSEGISLKQWFADDAERVEKLSFDAGDLHFDLSKNLIKPETLQLFADLAKAVKLDERTKAMYTGVHINNTEDRAVLHTALRRPAEDEGKYIVDGQDTVKDVREVLGRIYAFADKVRSGEWTGVSGKKIETVVNIGIGGSDLGPVMVYEALKPYADAGISARYISNIDPNDLAEKTKGLDPETTLFIVVSKTFTTLETLTNAREARTWLLDALKAAGAVDGSDEKNAEAIKKHFVAVSTNLEKVAEFGIDPANAFGFWNWVGGRYSVDAAVGTSLAVVFGPERFEEFLHGFHEIDEYFANTPFEKNVVVLLGMLNVWYRNFFKVASHAVLPYDQYLHRFPAYLQQLTMESNGKSVRWDGTPVTSETGEIFWGEPGTNGQHAFYQLIHQGTQLIPADFIAFVNTPNPTKDGDQDVHELFLGNYFAQTKALAFGKTADEVRAEGTPEEIVPARVFTGNRPTTSIFGVALTPFALGELIALYEHITFVEGTVWGLDSYDQWGVELGKQLAKQITPAISQDDEALAAQDASTQSLIQFYRANRKF; this is encoded by the coding sequence ATGGCCATCAATCCTCCTGTTGACGCCACCAAGACCCCGGAGTGGGCCGCACTGCAGAAGCACTACGATGAGCTGCAGTCCGAAGGCATCAGCCTCAAGCAGTGGTTCGCCGATGACGCTGAGCGCGTCGAGAAGCTGAGCTTCGATGCGGGCGATCTGCACTTCGACCTGTCCAAGAACCTGATCAAGCCGGAAACCCTGCAGCTGTTCGCAGACCTCGCCAAGGCCGTCAAGCTCGACGAGCGCACCAAGGCCATGTACACCGGCGTGCACATCAACAACACCGAAGACCGCGCCGTGCTGCACACCGCACTGCGCCGCCCGGCCGAAGACGAAGGCAAGTACATCGTTGACGGACAGGACACCGTCAAGGACGTGCGCGAAGTGCTCGGCCGCATCTACGCCTTCGCCGACAAGGTTCGCTCCGGCGAATGGACCGGCGTTTCCGGCAAGAAGATCGAAACCGTGGTCAACATCGGCATCGGCGGTTCCGACCTGGGTCCCGTCATGGTGTACGAAGCGCTGAAGCCGTACGCTGACGCAGGCATCTCCGCACGCTACATTTCCAACATCGACCCGAACGATCTGGCCGAAAAGACCAAGGGCCTCGATCCGGAGACCACCCTGTTCATCGTCGTTTCCAAGACCTTCACCACCCTGGAAACCCTGACCAACGCTCGTGAAGCCCGCACCTGGCTGCTCGACGCCCTCAAGGCCGCTGGCGCAGTCGACGGCTCCGACGAGAAGAACGCCGAAGCCATCAAGAAGCACTTTGTCGCCGTCTCCACCAACCTGGAGAAAGTTGCCGAGTTCGGCATCGACCCGGCCAACGCCTTCGGCTTCTGGAACTGGGTTGGCGGCCGCTACTCCGTGGATGCAGCCGTCGGCACTTCCCTCGCCGTGGTGTTCGGACCGGAACGCTTCGAAGAGTTCCTGCACGGCTTCCACGAGATCGACGAATACTTCGCCAACACTCCGTTCGAGAAGAACGTGGTCGTGCTGCTCGGCATGCTGAACGTGTGGTACCGCAACTTCTTCAAGGTCGCCTCCCACGCCGTGCTGCCGTACGACCAGTACCTGCACCGCTTCCCGGCCTACCTGCAGCAGCTGACCATGGAATCCAACGGCAAGTCCGTGCGTTGGGACGGCACCCCGGTCACCTCCGAAACCGGCGAAATCTTCTGGGGTGAGCCGGGCACCAATGGCCAGCACGCCTTCTACCAGCTGATCCACCAGGGCACCCAGCTGATCCCGGCCGACTTCATCGCGTTCGTGAACACCCCGAACCCGACCAAGGACGGCGACCAGGACGTGCACGAGCTGTTCCTCGGCAACTACTTCGCACAGACCAAGGCTCTGGCCTTCGGCAAGACCGCTGACGAAGTGCGCGCAGAAGGCACTCCGGAAGAGATCGTTCCGGCCCGCGTGTTCACCGGCAACCGCCCGACCACCTCCATCTTCGGCGTGGCACTGACCCCGTTCGCGCTCGGCGAGCTCATCGCCCTGTACGAGCACATCACCTTCGTCGAGGGCACCGTGTGGGGTCTGGACTCCTACGATCAGTGGGGCGTCGAACTGGGCAAGCAGCTCGCCAAGCAGATCACCCCGGCCATCTCCCAGGATGACGAGGCTCTGGCCGCTCAGGACGCTTCCACCCAGTCCCTGATCCAGTTCTACCGCGCAAATCGCAAGTTCTGA
- the lepB gene encoding signal peptidase I, with amino-acid sequence MKHAKDKNNSDDSFGLRDTLVWCGIPIIIVLLIRIFLLGFYVIPSGSMMNTIEPGDRVITSKLTPKVFDLKRGDVVVFKDPDHWLQQEDSSKLGGDYLIKRLIGLPGDTVACEGPGKPITINGVAIDESAYIRPDVDPSSFAFNVTVTEGHVFVMGDNRANSADSRYHQNDSSHGLVPISDVVGVGLAKYWPLNRIGGLDAHHEAFTDVPEGGSAV; translated from the coding sequence ATGAAGCATGCCAAAGACAAAAACAATAGCGACGACAGCTTTGGCTTGCGCGACACCTTGGTTTGGTGCGGAATTCCTATTATTATCGTGCTGCTGATACGTATTTTCCTGCTCGGATTCTACGTGATTCCCTCCGGATCCATGATGAACACCATCGAACCAGGCGACCGTGTGATCACCTCGAAACTCACCCCGAAAGTCTTCGACCTGAAACGCGGCGACGTGGTGGTGTTCAAAGACCCCGACCACTGGTTGCAGCAGGAAGACAGTAGCAAACTCGGCGGCGACTACCTCATCAAACGACTCATTGGACTGCCAGGAGACACCGTGGCATGCGAAGGGCCGGGCAAGCCGATCACCATCAATGGTGTGGCGATTGACGAAAGCGCATACATTCGCCCAGACGTGGACCCCAGCTCATTCGCGTTCAACGTGACCGTGACCGAAGGACACGTGTTCGTTATGGGCGACAATCGCGCCAATTCCGCCGATTCGCGCTACCATCAGAACGATTCCTCACATGGACTCGTGCCCATTTCCGACGTAGTGGGTGTCGGACTCGCAAAATATTGGCCATTGAACCGCATCGGCGGGCTCGATGCGCACCATGAAGCGTTCACCGACGTTCCAGAAGGAGGCTCGGCGGTCTGA
- a CDS encoding AEC family transporter: MPGLLSALEGFCVIGIVIGTGYVAARMRIGGPTAQMVLNRFSFFVSSPCLMFAILSKERIFEIFHSSIVVAFFSAVLVGLVFLILNRLFFHLKAADATIGALNSLYLNSNNIGLPIATYILGNPALVAPILVMQQAVFTPIGLTVLDVTTKGKVSTREILKQPLHQPLLIGSLLGIAVSAISAKTGHFVVPDCIYDPIDMIGDSAVPMILMAFGMSLHGTKPLQDKSNIPAVFTVAVLKNIVMPIIAFLLSYFVMGFRGATLYACVVLAALPTGQNVYNYAARYNVGLSFARDGILFSTLTSPIFIAIIAVLLG; this comes from the coding sequence ATGCCGGGTCTGTTAAGTGCTTTGGAAGGCTTCTGCGTCATTGGCATCGTCATCGGCACCGGTTACGTGGCCGCGCGCATGCGCATAGGCGGACCTACCGCGCAGATGGTGCTCAACAGGTTCAGCTTTTTCGTATCGAGCCCGTGCCTGATGTTCGCCATCCTGTCCAAGGAGAGAATCTTCGAGATATTCCACTCCTCCATTGTTGTGGCGTTCTTCTCGGCTGTGCTGGTCGGATTGGTGTTTCTGATCCTCAATAGGCTGTTCTTCCATCTGAAGGCGGCGGATGCCACCATCGGCGCGTTGAATTCGCTGTATCTGAACTCCAACAACATCGGTCTGCCGATCGCCACGTACATTCTGGGCAATCCCGCTTTGGTCGCGCCGATTCTGGTCATGCAACAGGCGGTGTTCACACCGATCGGCCTGACCGTGCTCGATGTGACCACCAAAGGCAAGGTCTCCACGAGGGAGATTCTGAAGCAGCCGCTGCATCAGCCGCTGCTTATCGGTTCGCTGCTGGGCATCGCCGTATCCGCGATTTCCGCAAAAACCGGTCATTTCGTGGTGCCGGACTGTATTTACGATCCAATCGACATGATCGGCGATTCCGCAGTGCCAATGATTCTGATGGCATTCGGCATGTCGTTGCACGGCACGAAGCCGCTGCAGGACAAGTCGAACATTCCCGCGGTGTTCACGGTGGCGGTATTGAAGAACATCGTGATGCCAATCATCGCGTTCCTGCTGTCGTATTTCGTGATGGGCTTCCGCGGCGCCACATTGTACGCGTGCGTGGTGCTCGCCGCCCTGCCGACCGGGCAGAACGTCTATAACTACGCGGCGCGGTACAACGTGGGTCTCTCGTTCGCACGCGACGGCATTCTCTTCTCGACACTGACCTCACCGATCTTCATCGCAATCATCGCGGTGCTGCTCGGCTGA
- the rplS gene encoding 50S ribosomal protein L19 → MVNAIEAFDAKHLKPAEEIPAFRPGDTVEVNVKIQEGNNSRLQAFTGVVIARQGGGVRETFVVRKISFGTGVERRFPLHSPVIDSIKVVRKGRVRRAKLYYLRNLRGKAARIVERRDNSEK, encoded by the coding sequence ATGGTTAACGCTATTGAAGCATTTGACGCCAAGCACCTGAAGCCGGCCGAGGAAATCCCGGCATTCCGTCCGGGTGACACCGTTGAAGTCAACGTGAAGATCCAGGAAGGCAACAACTCCCGTCTGCAGGCCTTCACCGGCGTGGTGATCGCTCGTCAGGGCGGCGGCGTCCGTGAGACCTTCGTTGTTCGTAAGATCAGCTTCGGCACCGGTGTCGAGCGCCGCTTCCCGCTGCACTCCCCGGTCATCGACTCCATCAAGGTGGTCCGCAAGGGCCGTGTGCGTCGCGCCAAGCTGTACTACCTGCGCAACCTGCGCGGTAAGGCCGCTCGTATCGTTGAGCGCCGCGACAACTCCGAGAAGTGA
- a CDS encoding ABC transporter ATP-binding protein, with amino-acid sequence MDYSTQQATPNATHMLALNHVDFDIQAGESIAVMGPSGSGKSTLLHALAGIITPTAGNVMFRGANLARLSDADRTKLRRSAFGFVFQSGQLLPELPAIENIALPMMLGGASYQQATDTAMLWLERLGLRQLAQQRPGEMSGGQMQRIAIARALAAQPAVIFADEPTGALDQTTGHEIMSILMRTARQTGAAVVVVTHDSNVASFCDVTVTMRDGRLSSPQQSQPTAGGAR; translated from the coding sequence ATGGATTATTCGACCCAACAGGCGACACCAAACGCCACACACATGCTGGCGCTCAATCACGTGGATTTCGACATCCAGGCAGGCGAAAGCATCGCGGTCATGGGACCGTCCGGTTCCGGCAAATCGACGTTACTGCACGCACTCGCCGGCATCATCACCCCGACAGCCGGCAATGTGATGTTTCGCGGTGCCAACCTGGCGCGGTTGAGCGACGCTGACCGCACCAAACTGCGCCGCAGCGCCTTCGGCTTCGTCTTCCAATCCGGACAACTGCTGCCGGAACTGCCGGCCATCGAAAACATCGCGTTGCCGATGATGCTGGGCGGCGCAAGCTACCAGCAGGCCACCGACACGGCCATGCTATGGCTGGAACGATTGGGATTGCGCCAGCTCGCGCAACAGCGTCCCGGCGAAATGAGCGGCGGCCAGATGCAGCGCATCGCCATCGCACGTGCGCTCGCCGCGCAGCCGGCAGTCATCTTCGCCGATGAACCGACCGGCGCGCTCGACCAGACCACCGGCCACGAAATCATGAGCATTCTCATGCGGACCGCACGACAGACCGGCGCGGCCGTGGTCGTGGTGACGCACGATTCGAACGTGGCCTCATTCTGCGATGTCACCGTTACCATGCGTGACGGCAGGCTGAGCTCGCCGCAGCAATCCCAACCTACCGCCGGAGGCGCACGATGA
- a CDS encoding ribonuclease HII, with product MAVSVIPTLDLERAIAEQGYDVIVGFDEVGRGSLAGPVMVGAAAIWARDLDGAAGASQGGSQESSPLEVPKGVADSKMLTEHKREAIFDELEQWCAAWAVGAASNTEIDEWGISYALGVAALRALAEAERKLGIGGGESAGIAGSSESSEALNNLKIGAILDGPNDYITKALNTFDAPDVPIPADVTCKVKGDRHCATVATAAVIAKVTRDRLMVKLAAQPQYAPYEWANNKGYGSAAHRDAIAEFGPSDLHRLSWHLV from the coding sequence ATGGCGGTTTCCGTAATTCCCACATTAGATTTGGAACGTGCTATTGCCGAACAAGGCTACGATGTGATCGTCGGCTTTGACGAGGTGGGGCGTGGATCTCTCGCAGGGCCGGTAATGGTTGGTGCGGCTGCGATTTGGGCGCGTGACTTGGATGGGGCGGCTGGAGCTTCGCAAGGAGGTTCACAAGAATCTTCGCCTCTGGAAGTACCGAAAGGCGTGGCCGACTCCAAAATGCTGACCGAACACAAGCGCGAAGCCATCTTCGACGAACTCGAACAATGGTGCGCCGCATGGGCAGTCGGAGCAGCTTCCAATACGGAAATCGACGAATGGGGCATTTCGTACGCGCTCGGCGTGGCGGCACTGCGGGCGCTCGCCGAAGCAGAACGCAAGCTTGGCATTGGCGGGGGTGAATCTGCTGGAATCGCAGGGTCTTCTGAATCATCGGAAGCGTTGAATAATCTGAAAATCGGCGCGATTCTTGACGGACCGAACGACTACATCACCAAAGCACTCAACACCTTCGACGCACCCGATGTGCCAATTCCGGCGGACGTGACCTGCAAAGTCAAAGGCGACCGGCATTGCGCGACCGTGGCGACGGCGGCCGTCATCGCCAAAGTCACACGAGACCGACTCATGGTCAAACTCGCCGCGCAGCCGCAATATGCGCCCTACGAATGGGCCAACAACAAAGGCTATGGATCGGCGGCACACCGTGACGCCATCGCTGAATTCGGGCCCAGCGACCTGCACCGCCTGTCCTGGCACCTCGTCTGA